In Colias croceus chromosome 8, ilColCroc2.1, a genomic segment contains:
- the LOC123693723 gene encoding uncharacterized protein LOC123693723: protein MADNETRLSLTRPTPLDIIAFIPYACYQMEAQFEVRVLTRIKKEYVSVSEKNKKTKRERSIMQYTSTARMSQEKEKTESQLAFGVTDQSQLVLITAICDSAGHLVELLFQRTSVPQLLLEVIGFCLPYQPYLNRITIRWGAIDGYSIYEITKHLRQSQITEICLDDSPVAHYNQYLLLEYQTNLKCLSLERCGLVDRDCIRIAAQLVYPQPASRTLRVLSLASNTITNDGAIALGSMLRSNRQLRFLNLSGNQISDSGAAAIFSSLMEFPMTYDEIVSKRARSIEYLNRQKEVYIKCYKELLNTPVAKSLDDRGSGKKRSVRPKRQSTTALTTNSEPLAPSDNIAAKAKKMTFDLIGPNNETFCARDTIRKDSYLYSIGNLSLSYLNMSYNNLGHESLVKLLKVIRYQESLKCKTDEVGLVRVMVEGNPMPSRSCELEAIQDFTYCIGMSGTQVKCEKLKPMKLGRR from the exons ATGGCGGATAATGAGACCCGTTTAAGTTTGACTCGACCGACGCCTCTTGATATTATTGCTTTCATTCCATACGCATGTTACCAAATGGAGGCCCAATTCGAAGTCAGAGTGTTAACACGCATTAAGA aGGAGTATGTGAGTGTATCTGagaagaataaaaaaacaaaacgtgAAAGATCTATCATGCAATACACGTCGACCGCGCGCATGTCTCAAGAAAAGGAAAAAACGGAGTCACAGTTAGCGTTCGGCGTCACCGACCAAAGCCAGCTGGTGCTGATCACCGCGATCTGCGACAGCGCCGGCCATCTTGTCGAACTGCTGTTCCAGCGTACCTCAGTGCCTCAACTGCTCCTGGAAGTCATAGGCTTTTGTCTTCCATATCAGCCATATTTGAACAGAATCACGATACGCTGGGGAGCTATTGATGGTTACAGCATCTATGAGATAACGAAACATTTGCGACAGTCCCAAATAACAGAAATATGCCTAGACGATTCTCCGGTTGCGCACTACAATCAATATTTGCTCCTCGAGTATCAAACTAACTTAAAGTGCTTGAGTCTTGAAAGGTGCGGTTTGGTCGATAGAGATTGTATTCGTATCGCTGCTCAATTAGTGTACCCACAGCCCGCATCTCGTACCCTGCGCGTCTTGTCGCTGGCTTCAAATACTATAACCAACGATGGCGCCATTGCTTTAGGTTCAATGCTACGCAGCAACCGACAGTTGCGATTTCTTAACTTATCTGGAAACCAAATTTCAGACAGTGGAGCGGCAGCCATCTTCAGTAGTTTGATGGAATTTCCTATGACTTATGATGAAATTGTATCAAAAAGAGCACGAAGTATAGAATATTTAAACAGACAAAAAgaagtttatattaaatgcTATAAGGAGCTGCTCAATACTCCCGTCGCAAAATCATTGGACGATCGTGGCAGTGGAAAGAAGAGGAGCGTTCGCCCTAAGCGGCAGAGCACTACAGCTCTCACCACTAATTCTGAACCACTCGCTCCCTCGGACAATATTGCTGctaaagcaaaaaaaatgaCATTTGATCTCATTGGACCGAACAACGAAACATTTTGTGCGAGAGACACTATACGCAAAGATTCTTACTTATATTCTATCGGCAATTTGAGTCTCTCTTACCTTAATATGTCCTATAATAACCTGGGACATGAAAGTCTAGTAAAACTATTAAAGGTGATCCGATACCAAGAGAGTTTAAAATGCAAAACAGATGAAGTTGGATTGGTCCGAGTTATGGTGGAGGGAAATCCGATGCCAAGTAGGAGTTGTGAACTGGAAGCCATACAAGACTTCACTTACTGCATCGGGATGAGTGGAACACAAGTTAAATGTGAAAAGCTCAAACCTATGAAACTTGGTAGAAGATAg
- the LOC123693924 gene encoding U4/U6.U5 tri-snRNP-associated protein 1, with protein MGSKKHKKESKKKKHRSRSRSPLDGEERERKRHRKHKDRKKDRSPDVEEVPVDSHLQSKEDRSRSRSRSTSAAPSQKDDRNSEKSAEAERSQSPVSAPANAQESLSIEETNKLRAKLGLKPLEVAEKPAEDGKIKDDLGEFYHKPAPNIAAQKKSDKMREKLEERREKRKMETKLKTTLLTEGSDDEDAAAWIKKSRQLELQKREAEKRAAMLDELDAEFGVGALVAEEQQQHRSRSYAQKHLRGLRVAHDVTALPEERETILTLADKDVLAEDSEDVLVNVNMLDEERYKKNIEERRKAAAGYQAYDEESELAASLGFARPLLSKYDETIDPEKKKADKGFVLGDEAALQASRFREMMRQERLAGGPDKRLESLSVPAPQLAADYMDEHEISAKFKKFKKKGKFRKKPKQEPIDVEDYAEGNAPLHTDDTDVPAGSVGSAALAEDEDETEVDGELQAALARARRLTQASAPPVPKVEEILEKVKKEEHMSDEEDTGPGMVLDATAEFCRTLGDIPTYGLAGNRDTTTEIMDFEKTEVEPEPEVEQSSGAWSRVDIGSEKPADLVAGSSVGLAAEPALGAGVAGALQLALSKGYLEKNAAPAAAPRAAHALLHAKHYSIEDKTYGEDDKAGRRERQHHSHGGSEFREKSNFRPSVKLEYVDDDGRPLCPKEAFRYLSHKFHGKGPGKNKQEKRIKKQQQEGLMKKMSSTDTPLGTLHMLQQKQKETHSPYIVLSGTKRDTNN; from the exons ATGGGATCCAAAAAACACAAGAAAGAATCGAAAAAGAAGAAGCACAGGAGTAGGTCACGCTCGCCATTAGATGGCGAGGAGCGGGAACGAAAACGCCACCGAAAACACAAAGATCGCAAGAAGGATCGCTCGCCCGATG tTGAGGAGGTACCGGTAGACTCGCACCTGCAGTCGAAGGAAGATCGATCTCGCTCACGCAGCCGCAGCACGAGCGCCGCGCCCAGCCAGAAAGATGATAGAAACAg TGAGAAAAGCGCGGAGGCTGAGAGGTCCCAATCGCCCGTGAGTGCTCCGGCCAACGCACAAGAGAGCCTCTCTATAGAGGAGACCAATAAGTTGCGAGCCAAACTTGGTCTGAAGCCTTTGGAGGTCGCTGAGAAACCAG CGGAAGATGGCAAGATCAAGGATGACCTGGGCGAGTTCTACCACAAGCCGGCGCCGAACATCGCGGCGCAGAAGAAGTCGGATAAGATGCGCGAGAAGTTGGAGGAGAGAAGGGAGAAGAGGAAGATGGAGACCAA GTTGAAAACAACACTTCTAACAGAAGGGTCTGATGACGAGGACGCGGCTGCTTGGATCAAAAAGTCTCGACAACTTGAACTACAGAAACGGGAAGCTGAGAAACGG GCGGCGATGCTGGACGAGCTGGACGCGGAGTTCGGTGTGGGCGCGCTGGTGGCTGAGGAGCAGCAGCAGCACCGCAGCCGCAGCTACGCGCAGAAGCACCTGCGGGGGCTGCGGGTCGCGCATGACGTCACCGCG CTACCAGAAGAGCGCGAAACGATACTAACACTAGCTGACAAGGACGTACTAGCGGAGGACAGTGAGGATGTGCTCGTCAATGTTAACATGTTAGATGAGGAGCGGTATAAGAAG AACATAGAAGAGCGTCGCAAAGCGGCCGCCGGCTACCAGGCGTACGACGAAGAGAGTGAACTAGCTGCGTCACTCGGTTTTGCTCGTCCACTTCTCTCCAAGTATGATGAAACTATAGATCCTGAGAAGAAGAAGGCGGATAAAGGATTCGTGCTGGGAGACGAAGCCGCGCTGCAAGCTAGTCGGTTTAGAGAGATGATG CGACAAGAGCGTCTAGCGGGCGGGCCGGACAAGCGGCTGGAGTCACTGTCAGTACCGGCGCCGCAACTTGCAGCCGACTATATGGATGAACATGAGATATCCGCCAAGTTCAAGAAGTTTAAGAAAAAG gGCAAGTTCCGCAAGAAGCCGAAACAAGAGCCTATCGACGTGGAAGACTACGCCGAGGGCAATGCGCCCCTGCACACTGACGATACTG ATGTACCGGCTGGATCGGTTGGTAGTGCTGCATTAGCAGAAGACGAAGATGAAACAGAAGTGGACGGTGAGCTACAAGCTGCCCTAGCGAGGGCTCGGAGACTCACGCAGGCCTCCGCCCCTCCTGTACCTAAG GTGGAAGAAATCCTCGAGAAGGTGAAGAAGGAAGAACACATGTCTGATGAGGAAGACACTGGACCTGGTATGGTGTTAGATGCTACAGCGGAGTTCTGTCGCACCCTGGGGGATATACCCACGTACGGGCTGGCTGGGAACCGGGATACTACTACTGAGATTATG GACTTCGAGAAGACAGAAGTGGAGCCCGAGCCCGAGGTGGAGCAGAGTTCGGGCGCGTGGAGCAGAGTCGACATCGGCAGTGAGAAACCCGCTGACCTTGTAGCGG GTTCGTCAGTAGGGCTGGCAGCTGAACCAGCGCTGGGCGCAGGTGTGGCTGGAGCTCTGCAGCTGGCGCTCAGCAAGGGATACTTGGAGAAGAACGCAGCACCTGCAGCTGCTCCCCGCGCTGCGCATGCGCTGCTGCATGCTAAACATTACTCCATCGAGGATAAGACTTATGG CGAGGACGACAAGGCGGGTCGCCGCGAGCGCCAGCACCACTCGCACGGCGGCAGCGAGTTCCGCGAGAAGAGCAACTTCCGACCCAGCGTGAAGCTGGAGTACGTGGACGACGACGGCCGGCCGCTCTGCCCCAAGGAGGCCTTCCGCTACCTCTCGCACAAGTTCCACGGCAAGGGGCCCGGCAAGAACAAGCAGGAGAAGCGCATCAAGAAGCAGCAGCAGGAGGGG CTGATGAAGAAGATGAGTTCCACGGACACGCCGCTGGGCACACTGCACATGCTGCAGCAGAAACAAAAGGAAACACACTCGCCGTATATTGTGTTGAGCGGCACCAAGCGGGATACTAACAACTaa
- the LOC123693755 gene encoding uncharacterized protein LOC123693755 isoform X1 has protein sequence MVEETRPTPFDLITFLPYACKQLEASFDVKVETRILEEYVSAQEKSKKPIREKSIMQNTSPMPMSPEKIESPVVFLSDNQDLEIVCICAVCDTAGRLIELLFQRTTIPRLLLKVVTLCIPYQPYLNKISIRLSTIDGYTLHEITNCLPQSHITEICLNDSPVLQRNYYLLLEYQTQLKCLSLDRCELEDDDCAAIAAKLVYPLPASRTLCVLSLVSNSISDGGASALATMLRSNRQLRFLNLSGNHITNTGALAIFHSLMEFSMTYEEIISKRMRNIQYIKLQKEVYTKCYNELINTFHNRKSIDERSTGRKKIMPAPAKAPRTALVSSRPSQVDNVALKAEMMTLDLIGAYNDPFCDRDTVHKNEYLYSIGNMSLSYLNLSHNYLEQPSIKKLVEVMRYQSNRAKKPQPGLVRVVIEGNPLPLSSRELDALQDLADAAGANRLGGINKSEKFRGKLR, from the exons atgGTAGAAGAAACAAGACCCACACCTTTCGATCTTATAACCTTCCTACCCTATGCATGCAAACAATTAGAAGCTTCTTTTGATGTTAAAGTAGAAACTCGAATTCTGg aGGAATATGTGAGTGCACAAGAAAAGAGTAAAAAACCAATCCGAGAGAAATCCATAATGCAAAACACATCTCCGATGCCAATGTCACCAGAGAAAATAGAATCTCCCGTGGTATTCCTGAGTGATAACCAAGACCTGGAAATCGTGTGCATCTGCGCCGTGTGTGACACTGCTGGCCGCCTCATAGAGTTGCTCTTCCAACGAACAACTATTCCTAGACTCCTCCTCAAAGTTGTTACTCTGTGCATACCATATCAACCctatcttaataaaatatcaatacgGTTGAGCACGATCGACGGTTATACCCTACATGAGATCACCAATTGTCTTCCACAATCGCACATCACAGAAATATGCCTCAATGATTCTCCAGTACTGCAACGCAACTACTATTTGCTACTCGAATATCAAACCCAATTGAAATGTTTGAGTCTCGATAGATGTGAACTAGAGGATGATGATTGTGCTGCAATTGCTGCTAAGTTGGTGTATCCCCTTCCAGCGTCGAGAACTCTGTGCGTTTTATCTCTAGTTTCTAATTCTATATCGGATGGGGGCGCCTCAGCATTAGCAACGATGCTTCGAAGTAATCGGCAGCTACGTTTCCTCAATCTATCTGGAAATCACATAACGAATACGGGAGCGTTAGCCATCTTTCATAGTCTTATGGAATTCTCAATGACATACGAAGAGATTATATCGAAACGAATGCGAAACATACAGTATATAAAGCTGCAGAAGGAAGTTTACACGAAATGTTACAATGAATTGATCAATACGTTCCATAACCGCAAGTCGATCGATGAGCGCAGTACGGGACGAAAGAAAATCATGCCAGCCCCCGCCAAAGCGCCACGCACTGCGCTCGTTAGCTCCCGACCGAGCCAGGTGGATAACGTCGCCTTAAAAGCCGAGATGATGACTCTCGACCTGATCGGCGCATATAACGATCCGTTTTGTGATAGGGATACCGTACATAAGAATGAGTACCTATACTCGATCGGTAACATGAGCCTTTCGTATCTGAATTTGTCCCATAACTATCTAGAGCAGCCGAGCATAAAGAAATTGGTGGAGGTGATGCGGTATCAGTCAAATCGAGCGAAGAAGCCGCAGCCGGGTTTGGTGCGTGTTGTGATAGAAGGAAACCCACTGCCGCTGAGCAGCCGTGAACTAGACGCGCTGCAGGACCTGGCGGACGCAGCGGGCGCCAACCGACTCGGGGGGATCAACAAAAGTGAGAAATTCAGGGGGAAGTTGAGATAG
- the LOC123693755 gene encoding uncharacterized protein LOC123693755 isoform X2: MQNTSPMPMSPEKIESPVVFLSDNQDLEIVCICAVCDTAGRLIELLFQRTTIPRLLLKVVTLCIPYQPYLNKISIRLSTIDGYTLHEITNCLPQSHITEICLNDSPVLQRNYYLLLEYQTQLKCLSLDRCELEDDDCAAIAAKLVYPLPASRTLCVLSLVSNSISDGGASALATMLRSNRQLRFLNLSGNHITNTGALAIFHSLMEFSMTYEEIISKRMRNIQYIKLQKEVYTKCYNELINTFHNRKSIDERSTGRKKIMPAPAKAPRTALVSSRPSQVDNVALKAEMMTLDLIGAYNDPFCDRDTVHKNEYLYSIGNMSLSYLNLSHNYLEQPSIKKLVEVMRYQSNRAKKPQPGLVRVVIEGNPLPLSSRELDALQDLADAAGANRLGGINKSEKFRGKLR; encoded by the coding sequence ATGCAAAACACATCTCCGATGCCAATGTCACCAGAGAAAATAGAATCTCCCGTGGTATTCCTGAGTGATAACCAAGACCTGGAAATCGTGTGCATCTGCGCCGTGTGTGACACTGCTGGCCGCCTCATAGAGTTGCTCTTCCAACGAACAACTATTCCTAGACTCCTCCTCAAAGTTGTTACTCTGTGCATACCATATCAACCctatcttaataaaatatcaatacgGTTGAGCACGATCGACGGTTATACCCTACATGAGATCACCAATTGTCTTCCACAATCGCACATCACAGAAATATGCCTCAATGATTCTCCAGTACTGCAACGCAACTACTATTTGCTACTCGAATATCAAACCCAATTGAAATGTTTGAGTCTCGATAGATGTGAACTAGAGGATGATGATTGTGCTGCAATTGCTGCTAAGTTGGTGTATCCCCTTCCAGCGTCGAGAACTCTGTGCGTTTTATCTCTAGTTTCTAATTCTATATCGGATGGGGGCGCCTCAGCATTAGCAACGATGCTTCGAAGTAATCGGCAGCTACGTTTCCTCAATCTATCTGGAAATCACATAACGAATACGGGAGCGTTAGCCATCTTTCATAGTCTTATGGAATTCTCAATGACATACGAAGAGATTATATCGAAACGAATGCGAAACATACAGTATATAAAGCTGCAGAAGGAAGTTTACACGAAATGTTACAATGAATTGATCAATACGTTCCATAACCGCAAGTCGATCGATGAGCGCAGTACGGGACGAAAGAAAATCATGCCAGCCCCCGCCAAAGCGCCACGCACTGCGCTCGTTAGCTCCCGACCGAGCCAGGTGGATAACGTCGCCTTAAAAGCCGAGATGATGACTCTCGACCTGATCGGCGCATATAACGATCCGTTTTGTGATAGGGATACCGTACATAAGAATGAGTACCTATACTCGATCGGTAACATGAGCCTTTCGTATCTGAATTTGTCCCATAACTATCTAGAGCAGCCGAGCATAAAGAAATTGGTGGAGGTGATGCGGTATCAGTCAAATCGAGCGAAGAAGCCGCAGCCGGGTTTGGTGCGTGTTGTGATAGAAGGAAACCCACTGCCGCTGAGCAGCCGTGAACTAGACGCGCTGCAGGACCTGGCGGACGCAGCGGGCGCCAACCGACTCGGGGGGATCAACAAAAGTGAGAAATTCAGGGGGAAGTTGAGATAG